The Xiphophorus couchianus chromosome 5, X_couchianus-1.0, whole genome shotgun sequence genome includes a region encoding these proteins:
- the LOC114144203 gene encoding calmodulin-regulated spectrin-associated protein 3-like isoform X2, translating to MVDSPSAMKKTFTVPEIKPLDKYDFARARMCASVRWLLSKSYGSAENVPVELREPLYRDQYEEEHLKPSVAKLLLSPEIYCRTQALLAQGHKGPAPAPQGPPADNSALLQFLTKKGFCPKVQAADVTEGDLSKNPINTKAHLALIDSLMSLSAKETTEQVKMAAEAEQIGVGAPWENALLFWVNRLNQKLRESTEEEELPKSQTCTDLQPVQESCQSNRWYWKLVPHAIAFCLKESGNKPPVIRYRKDKVQSKLTPTFPLVSAVKDLSNGCAVAAVLHYYCPSLLPLEDVCLKDTMSVADSVYNLQLIKEFCESNLQSCCPLAVEDLLYAPPALHLNMMSFIAELLDWFEVKKPDFVKPIQTIDLTDVSGLLDCTSPVIGNSNSGSPSFIFKQPFVPISSPVSPENKSWTKKQISRPLSAVTFSIPFGLDSDVDIVMGNPIDSVFRSVSTDNLATGIPALSAAAAGMTRVPFSPPEDLSHLVSASAPSQRSSWVPYAQTAPLGELPTIEEARQVVHIPGGKDRKKGRSTEKSGQNGITSRPEPRLCPEGAPAGFFLHSAEEDGPLLSSSAPCRSGVQHRPVRGDAGSAERQGRRERSRKHSDMSRDDDSVLRDGSIDSSEASDDAPRNAPGNIRPSAGRESHSNSSPRMTSFAERRDNRRRHPATPGEELTSAPTPTTPTPGTPYTPSTPVSSQQGSLGLRGPEPGSEAWELGARLEEKRKNIEAQKRRIEAIFARHRQRLGKNAFLQLKRDQGEEGVEGAEEDGLTLEERLTRMEEQLKQEEEETEKDKPPVSNPPRLEKQVTFSVDSKKADEKEKGAEVGEKKGAEKGGEGVIVEYNEVVQKLSEALQSLQKDMQKLTEQQQQLMSSQRPRNMPKTTPRSSSKTPPHTPTKTPPRTPTRTPSRSATKAWVIPAASNTPPASSPSRRSHLPSSSASPKAVISSSCPAPRTKLHSSSSSSPRSPKHSTRPHHNQPHPRPSELKFPPLNRVLTPTQNVDTIPHLRRVSPSKCQVQTSSSFRIGGPRTPQEPPQPIQPPPPPPPDESTSDTGSSETPTQFSLELEQEDSESVGALPVLAQFRQERPRAAGGSSSGAPSECSFESDTLSLSAAFSAGGEGERDVGPRQPCSLIEVSLSSVGGPEGGSDEPTDEGQEFSSDSMSDHTESAAEAARGPVPQQQDATNPLNRAAERSDGPEAQTEPAGEHSRSTEAAEPGGEKKEEHGTRGGVGFFFKEDVHSEGEMAQRRALLLERQQKRAEELKRRRQWHEQERENRPASSERRAASPSNTSPSPNPPATPARRGDFTRGEYERRQQLRIMEDLDKVLKQKTTNHPGRTATKKPRSRPRSMTREETKLSLSPAKGATGSQLTKVYSHSSLNLAATDEPGNNGDSTKKAQSSRVGSPSPCVTPSRPINQNGDRDWEFGPNGTSPAPEYTGPKLFKEPSLKSNKFIIHNALSRCCLAGKVNESQKSKIVEEMEKSSANHFLILFRDSSCQFRGVYAMNPDTQELVRLAGVGPRSVCSGQVESIFKYSSDRKQFSSIPSKTMGMSVDAFTIPSQLWQGGGGGGAGGGGSRRASVTKKVAVSK from the exons ATGGTGGACTCTCCCAGCGCCATGAAGAAAACCTTTACGGTGCCGGAGATCAAGCCGCTGGACAAGTACGACTTCGCCCGGGCCAGGATGTGCGCCAGCGTCCGGTGGCTGCTGTCCAAGTCGTACGGCTCTGCAG AAAACGTCCCCGTGGAGCTCCGGGAGCCGCTGTACAGGGACCAGTACGAAGAAGAGCACCTGAAGCCGTCCGTCGCCAAGCTGCTCCTCTCCCCAGAGATCTACTGTCGAACTCAGGCCCTGCTGGCTCAGGGGCACAAGGGCCCCGCTCCGGCGCCGCAGGGGCCCCCGGCCGACAACTCGGCTCTGCTGCAGTTCCTCACCAAGAAAGGGTTCTGCCCGAAGGTGCAGGCGGCCGACGTCACCGAGGGGGACCTGAGCAAGAACCCCATCAACACG AAAGCGCATCTGGCCCTCATCGACTCGCTGATGTCACTGTCCGCCAAAGAGACGACCGAGCAGGTCAAGATGGCGGCCGAGGCGGAGCAGATCGGCGTCGGGGCGCCGTGGGAGAACGCTCTGCTGTTCTGGGTCAACCGG TTGAACCAGAAGTTAAGAGAAagcacagaggaagaggagcttcCCAAGTCACAAACATGCACCGACCTGCAGCCTGTTCAAGAAtcg TGTCAGTCCAACCGCTGGTACTGGAAACTAGTCCCC CATGCTATCGCTTTTTGTTTGAAGGAGTCGGGAAATAAGCCTCCTGTG ATTCGCTATAGAAAGGACAAAGTGCAGTCCAAGCTGACTCCCACTTTCCCTTTGGTTTCTGCGGTCAAAGATCTGTCTAATGGCTGCGCCGTAGCTGCTGTTCTACACTACTACTGCCCCAGCCTGCTACCTCTAGAGG ATGTTTGTCTGAAGGACACCATGTCTGTGGCCGACAGCGTCTACAACCTACAGCTGATCAAGGAGTTTTGTGAGAGCAACTTACAGAGCTGCTGCCCCCTGGCTGTGGAGGACCTGCTGTACGCTCCACCAGCTCTGCAC CTGAATATGATGAGCTTCATCGCAGAGCTGCTGGACTGGTTTGAGGTGAAGAAGCCTGATTTTGTGAAGCCCATCCAAACCATTGACCTCACAG ATGTCTCAGGATTGCTTGACTGTACAAGTCCTGTCATTGGGAACAGCAACAG TGGCTCTCCATCGTTCATCTTCAAACAGCCTTTTGTGCCCATCTCCTCCCCAGTGTCTCCAG AAAACAAGAGCTggacaaagaaacaaatcag TCGTCCTCTGTCAGCAGTGACTTTCAGCATCCCATTCGGCCTGGACAGTGATGTTGACATTGTCATGGGAAACCCAATAGATTCTGTCTTTCGCTCTGTCAGCACCGACAACCTCGCCACGGGCATCCCGGCTCTGAGCGCAGCGGCAGCAGGGATGACTCGCGTCCCCTTCAGCCCTCCGGAGGACTTGAGCCACCTGGTCAGCGCCTCAGCCCCATCACAGCGTTCCTCCTGGGTGCCCTATGCACAAACGGCGCCGTTGGGAGAGCTGCCGACCATCGAGGAGGCCCGGCAGGTGGTTCACATACCCGGTGGCAAAGATAGAAAGAAGGGAAGATCGACTGAGAAGAGTGGACAAAATGGGATTACAAGCCGGCCGGAGCCAAGGCTGTGTCCAGAGGGAGCTCCTGCAGGGTTCTTTCTGCACTCCGCTGAAGAGGACGGTCCCCTGCTCAGCAGCTCGGCTCCCTGTCGCTCTGGCGTCCAGCACCGACCGGTCAGAGGGGATGCTGGGAGTGCTGAACGACAAGGTCGGAGAGAGAGATCAAGAAAGCACTCTGATATGTCGCGTGACGATGACTCCGTCTTGAGAGATGGCAGCATTGACTCATCCGAAGCATCGGATGACGCTCCCAGAAACGCCCCCGGGAATATTCGGCCGTCTGCCGGCAGGGAGAGTCACAGCAACAGCAGCCCGCGCATGACGAGCTTCGCCGAGCGCCGAGACAACAGACGGAGACACCCCGCCACTCCCGGGGAAGAGTTGACTTCCGCTCCGACCCCAACGACCCCAACCCCAGGCACGCCATACACTCCCTCCACACCAGTGTCCAGTCAGCAGGGAAGTCTGGGTCTCAGAGGGCCAGAGCCGGGCTCTGAAGCCTGGGAGCTGGGTGCCCGGCTTGAAGAGAAGCGCAAAAATATCGAGGCCCAAAAGAGACGCATCGAAgctatttttgcaaggcacaggCAGAGACTTGGAAAAAATGCTTTCCTTCAGCTGAAAAGAGACCAAGGCGAGGAGGGAGTGGAGGGCGCAGAGGAGGATGGCTTGACCTTGGAGGAGCGTCTGACTCGAATGGAGGAGCaactgaaacaggaggaggaggagacggagaaagaCAAGCCGCCTGTTTCCAACCCTCCTCGTTTGGAGAAACAGGTCACCTTCTCCGTGGACAGTAAGAAAGCAGacgagaaagaaaaaggagcagaggtgggagaaaaaaaaggcgCAGAGAAAGGAGGGGAAGGTGTCATCGTGGAATACAATGAGGTGGTGCAGAAGTTGAGTGAAGCCCTGCAGTCTCTCCAAAAGGACATGCAGAAACTTAcggaacagcagcagcagctcatgaGCAGCCAAAGACCTAGGAATATGCCCAAAACCACCCCACGAAGTAGTTCCAAAACTCCTCCTCACACACCAACAAAGACACCACCAAGAACACCGACCAGGACTCCCTCCAGGAGCGCCACTAAGGCCTGGGTGATCCCTGCCGCTTCCAACACCCCACCTGCTTCCTCGCCATCCCGCCGCTCCCaccttccttcctcctccgcCTCTCCCAAAGCGGTCATCTCCAGCTCATGCCCAGCTCCTCGAACTAAGctccactcctcctcctcctcctctcctcgcAGCCCCAAACACAGCACCCGTCCCCACCACAACCAGCCCCACCCACGGCCCTCTGAGCTCAAGTTCCCTCCGCTCAACCGCGTTTTGACGCCAACCCAGAACGTGGACACCATCCCGCACCTGCGCCGTGTCTCTCCCAGCAAGTGTCAAGTCCAGACATCGTCTTCCTTCCGCATCGGCGGACCTCGGACCCCTCAGGAGCCTCCTCAGCCCATtcagccgccgccgccgccgccgcctgaCGAGAGCACCTCAGACACGGGCTCGAGTGAGACGCCCACCCAGTTCAGCCTGGAGCTGGAACAGGAGGACTCGGAGTCCGTCGGGGCCCTGCCGGTCTTGGCTCAGTTCAGACAAGAGAGGCCGAGGGCCGCCGGAGGCAGCAGCTCCGGCGCTCCTTCTGAGTGCTCGTTTGAGAGCGACACGCTGTCCCTTTCTGCTGCGTTCAGCGCAGGAGGTGAAGGAGAAAGAGACGTCGGCCCTAGGCAGCCCTGCAGCCTGATTGAGGTGTCTCTGTCATCTGTTGGAGGGCCAGAAGGGGGCAGCGACGAACCGACTGATGAGGGCCAGGAGTTTTCCTCTGATTCCATGAGTGACCACACAGAATCTGCTGCCGAGGCTGCAAGAGGACCAGTTCCTCAACAGCAAGACGCAACAAACCCACTTAATCGAGCAGCAGAGCGCAGCGATGGGCCAGAAGCtcaaacagaaccagcaggGGAGCACAGCAGATCCACCGAGGCAGCAGAACCAGGtggggaaaagaaagaagaacatGGGACAAGAGGAGGAGTCGGGTTTTTCTTCAAG gagGATGTGCACAGTGAAGGGGAGATGGCTCAGCGGAGAGCTCTGCTGTTAGAAAGACAACAGAAGAGAGCAGAGGAGCTTAAACGGAGGAGACAATGGCATGAgcaggagagagaaaacag ACCAGCATCCTCTGAAAGGAGAGCGGCGTCGCCCTCCAACACCTCGCCGTCCCCCAACCCTCCTGCCACCCCCGCACGCCGCGGCGACTTCACACGAGGGGAGTACGAGCGGCGGCAGCAGCTGAGGATCATGGAGGACCTGGACAAAGTCCTGAAGCAGAAAACGACCAACCACCCGGGTCGAACGGCCACGAAGAAACCCCGCTCACGGCCTCGCAGCATGACCCGGGAGGAAACCAAGCTGTCTCTGAGTCCAGCCAAAGGGGCTACTG GTTCTCAGCTGACGAAGGTCTACTCACACTCCTCGCTAAACCTCGCAGCTACAGATGAGCCTGGAAACAACGGCGACTCCACGAAGAAAGCCCAGAG CAGCCGTGTTGGTTCACCTTCGCCATGTGTGACGCCAAGCAGACCCATCAATCAGAACGGAGACAGAGACTGGGAGTTTGGTCCCAATGGGACCTCGCCTGCCCCAGAATACACAG gtCCAAAACTCTTTAAAGAGCCAAGCCTCAAGTCcaataaattcattattcaCAACGCTTTGTCGCGCTGCTGCCTGGCCGGAAAGGTGAACGAGTCACAAAAAAGCAAGATAGTCGAG GAAATGGAGAAGAGCTCCGCCAACCACTTCCTCATTCTCTTCCGCGACTCCAGCTGTCAGTTCAGGGGCGTTTACGCCATGAACCCCGACACCCAGGAGCTGGTGCGGCTGGCGGGCGTGGGGCCGCGCTCCGTCTGCTCCGGCCAGGTGGAGTCCATCTTCAAATACAGCTCCGACAGGAAGCAGTTCAGCTCCATCCCGTCGAAAACCATGGGGATGAGCGTCGACGCCTTCACCATCCCCAGCCAGCTGTGGCagggcggcggcggcggcggagcGGGAGGCGGCGGCAGCAGGAGGGCTAGCGTCACTAAGAAGGTGGCCGTCTCCAAGTGA
- the LOC114144203 gene encoding calmodulin-regulated spectrin-associated protein 3-like isoform X7 has translation MVDSPSAMKKTFTVPEIKPLDKYDFARARMCASVRWLLSKSYGSAENVPVELREPLYRDQYEEEHLKPSVAKLLLSPEIYCRTQALLAQGHKGPAPAPQGPPADNSALLQFLTKKGFCPKVQAADVTEGDLSKNPINTKAHLALIDSLMSLSAKETTEQVKMAAEAEQIGVGAPWENALLFWVNRLNQKLRESTEEEELPKSQTCTDLQPVQESCQSNRWYWKLVPHAIAFCLKESGNKPPVIRYRKDKVQSKLTPTFPLVSAVKDLSNGCAVAAVLHYYCPSLLPLEDVCLKDTMSVADSVYNLQLIKEFCESNLQSCCPLAVEDLLYAPPALHLNMMSFIAELLDWFEVKKPDFVKPIQTIDLTDVSGLLDCTSPVIGNSNSGSPSFIFKQPFVPISSPVSPENKSWTKKQISTDNLATGIPALSAAAAGMTRVPFSPPEDLSHLVSASAPSQRSSWVPYAQTAPLGELPTIEEARQVVHIPGGKDRKKGRSTEKSGQNGITSRPEPRLCPEGAPAGFFLHSAEEDGPLLSSSAPCRSGVQHRPVRGDAGSAERQGRRERSRKHSDMSRDDDSVLRDGSIDSSEASDDAPRNAPGNIRPSAGRESHSNSSPRMTSFAERRDNRRRHPATPGEELTSAPTPTTPTPGTPYTPSTPVSSQQGSLGLRGPEPGSEAWELGARLEEKRKNIEAQKRRIEAIFARHRQRLGKNAFLQLKRDQGEEGVEGAEEDGLTLEERLTRMEEQLKQEEEETEKDKPPVSNPPRLEKQVTFSVDSKKADEKEKGAEVGEKKGAEKGGEGVIVEYNEVVQKLSEALQSLQKDMQKLTEQQQQLMSSQRPRNMPKTTPRSSSKTPPHTPTKTPPRTPTRTPSRSATKAWVIPAASNTPPASSPSRRSHLPSSSASPKAVISSSCPAPRTKLHSSSSSSPRSPKHSTRPHHNQPHPRPSELKFPPLNRVLTPTQNVDTIPHLRRVSPSKCQVQTSSSFRIGGPRTPQEPPQPIQPPPPPPPDESTSDTGSSETPTQFSLELEQEDSESVGALPVLAQFRQERPRAAGGSSSGAPSECSFESDTLSLSAAFSAGGEGERDVGPRQPCSLIEVSLSSVGGPEGGSDEPTDEGQEFSSDSMSDHTESAAEAARGPVPQQQDATNPLNRAAERSDGPEAQTEPAGEHSRSTEAAEPGGEKKEEHGTRGGVGFFFKEDVHSEGEMAQRRALLLERQQKRAEELKRRRQWHEQERENRPASSERRAASPSNTSPSPNPPATPARRGDFTRGEYERRQQLRIMEDLDKVLKQKTTNHPGRTATKKPRSRPRSMTREETKLSLSPAKGATGSQLTKVYSHSSLNLAATDEPGNNGDSTKKAQSSRVGSPSPCVTPSRPINQNGDRDWEFGPNGTSPAPEYTGPKLFKEPSLKSNKFIIHNALSRCCLAGKVNESQKSKIVEEMEKSSANHFLILFRDSSCQFRGVYAMNPDTQELVRLAGVGPRSVCSGQVESIFKYSSDRKQFSSIPSKTMGMSVDAFTIPSQLWQGGGGGGAGGGGSRRASVTKKVAVSK, from the exons ATGGTGGACTCTCCCAGCGCCATGAAGAAAACCTTTACGGTGCCGGAGATCAAGCCGCTGGACAAGTACGACTTCGCCCGGGCCAGGATGTGCGCCAGCGTCCGGTGGCTGCTGTCCAAGTCGTACGGCTCTGCAG AAAACGTCCCCGTGGAGCTCCGGGAGCCGCTGTACAGGGACCAGTACGAAGAAGAGCACCTGAAGCCGTCCGTCGCCAAGCTGCTCCTCTCCCCAGAGATCTACTGTCGAACTCAGGCCCTGCTGGCTCAGGGGCACAAGGGCCCCGCTCCGGCGCCGCAGGGGCCCCCGGCCGACAACTCGGCTCTGCTGCAGTTCCTCACCAAGAAAGGGTTCTGCCCGAAGGTGCAGGCGGCCGACGTCACCGAGGGGGACCTGAGCAAGAACCCCATCAACACG AAAGCGCATCTGGCCCTCATCGACTCGCTGATGTCACTGTCCGCCAAAGAGACGACCGAGCAGGTCAAGATGGCGGCCGAGGCGGAGCAGATCGGCGTCGGGGCGCCGTGGGAGAACGCTCTGCTGTTCTGGGTCAACCGG TTGAACCAGAAGTTAAGAGAAagcacagaggaagaggagcttcCCAAGTCACAAACATGCACCGACCTGCAGCCTGTTCAAGAAtcg TGTCAGTCCAACCGCTGGTACTGGAAACTAGTCCCC CATGCTATCGCTTTTTGTTTGAAGGAGTCGGGAAATAAGCCTCCTGTG ATTCGCTATAGAAAGGACAAAGTGCAGTCCAAGCTGACTCCCACTTTCCCTTTGGTTTCTGCGGTCAAAGATCTGTCTAATGGCTGCGCCGTAGCTGCTGTTCTACACTACTACTGCCCCAGCCTGCTACCTCTAGAGG ATGTTTGTCTGAAGGACACCATGTCTGTGGCCGACAGCGTCTACAACCTACAGCTGATCAAGGAGTTTTGTGAGAGCAACTTACAGAGCTGCTGCCCCCTGGCTGTGGAGGACCTGCTGTACGCTCCACCAGCTCTGCAC CTGAATATGATGAGCTTCATCGCAGAGCTGCTGGACTGGTTTGAGGTGAAGAAGCCTGATTTTGTGAAGCCCATCCAAACCATTGACCTCACAG ATGTCTCAGGATTGCTTGACTGTACAAGTCCTGTCATTGGGAACAGCAACAG TGGCTCTCCATCGTTCATCTTCAAACAGCCTTTTGTGCCCATCTCCTCCCCAGTGTCTCCAG AAAACAAGAGCTggacaaagaaacaaatcag CACCGACAACCTCGCCACGGGCATCCCGGCTCTGAGCGCAGCGGCAGCAGGGATGACTCGCGTCCCCTTCAGCCCTCCGGAGGACTTGAGCCACCTGGTCAGCGCCTCAGCCCCATCACAGCGTTCCTCCTGGGTGCCCTATGCACAAACGGCGCCGTTGGGAGAGCTGCCGACCATCGAGGAGGCCCGGCAGGTGGTTCACATACCCGGTGGCAAAGATAGAAAGAAGGGAAGATCGACTGAGAAGAGTGGACAAAATGGGATTACAAGCCGGCCGGAGCCAAGGCTGTGTCCAGAGGGAGCTCCTGCAGGGTTCTTTCTGCACTCCGCTGAAGAGGACGGTCCCCTGCTCAGCAGCTCGGCTCCCTGTCGCTCTGGCGTCCAGCACCGACCGGTCAGAGGGGATGCTGGGAGTGCTGAACGACAAGGTCGGAGAGAGAGATCAAGAAAGCACTCTGATATGTCGCGTGACGATGACTCCGTCTTGAGAGATGGCAGCATTGACTCATCCGAAGCATCGGATGACGCTCCCAGAAACGCCCCCGGGAATATTCGGCCGTCTGCCGGCAGGGAGAGTCACAGCAACAGCAGCCCGCGCATGACGAGCTTCGCCGAGCGCCGAGACAACAGACGGAGACACCCCGCCACTCCCGGGGAAGAGTTGACTTCCGCTCCGACCCCAACGACCCCAACCCCAGGCACGCCATACACTCCCTCCACACCAGTGTCCAGTCAGCAGGGAAGTCTGGGTCTCAGAGGGCCAGAGCCGGGCTCTGAAGCCTGGGAGCTGGGTGCCCGGCTTGAAGAGAAGCGCAAAAATATCGAGGCCCAAAAGAGACGCATCGAAgctatttttgcaaggcacaggCAGAGACTTGGAAAAAATGCTTTCCTTCAGCTGAAAAGAGACCAAGGCGAGGAGGGAGTGGAGGGCGCAGAGGAGGATGGCTTGACCTTGGAGGAGCGTCTGACTCGAATGGAGGAGCaactgaaacaggaggaggaggagacggagaaagaCAAGCCGCCTGTTTCCAACCCTCCTCGTTTGGAGAAACAGGTCACCTTCTCCGTGGACAGTAAGAAAGCAGacgagaaagaaaaaggagcagaggtgggagaaaaaaaaggcgCAGAGAAAGGAGGGGAAGGTGTCATCGTGGAATACAATGAGGTGGTGCAGAAGTTGAGTGAAGCCCTGCAGTCTCTCCAAAAGGACATGCAGAAACTTAcggaacagcagcagcagctcatgaGCAGCCAAAGACCTAGGAATATGCCCAAAACCACCCCACGAAGTAGTTCCAAAACTCCTCCTCACACACCAACAAAGACACCACCAAGAACACCGACCAGGACTCCCTCCAGGAGCGCCACTAAGGCCTGGGTGATCCCTGCCGCTTCCAACACCCCACCTGCTTCCTCGCCATCCCGCCGCTCCCaccttccttcctcctccgcCTCTCCCAAAGCGGTCATCTCCAGCTCATGCCCAGCTCCTCGAACTAAGctccactcctcctcctcctcctctcctcgcAGCCCCAAACACAGCACCCGTCCCCACCACAACCAGCCCCACCCACGGCCCTCTGAGCTCAAGTTCCCTCCGCTCAACCGCGTTTTGACGCCAACCCAGAACGTGGACACCATCCCGCACCTGCGCCGTGTCTCTCCCAGCAAGTGTCAAGTCCAGACATCGTCTTCCTTCCGCATCGGCGGACCTCGGACCCCTCAGGAGCCTCCTCAGCCCATtcagccgccgccgccgccgccgcctgaCGAGAGCACCTCAGACACGGGCTCGAGTGAGACGCCCACCCAGTTCAGCCTGGAGCTGGAACAGGAGGACTCGGAGTCCGTCGGGGCCCTGCCGGTCTTGGCTCAGTTCAGACAAGAGAGGCCGAGGGCCGCCGGAGGCAGCAGCTCCGGCGCTCCTTCTGAGTGCTCGTTTGAGAGCGACACGCTGTCCCTTTCTGCTGCGTTCAGCGCAGGAGGTGAAGGAGAAAGAGACGTCGGCCCTAGGCAGCCCTGCAGCCTGATTGAGGTGTCTCTGTCATCTGTTGGAGGGCCAGAAGGGGGCAGCGACGAACCGACTGATGAGGGCCAGGAGTTTTCCTCTGATTCCATGAGTGACCACACAGAATCTGCTGCCGAGGCTGCAAGAGGACCAGTTCCTCAACAGCAAGACGCAACAAACCCACTTAATCGAGCAGCAGAGCGCAGCGATGGGCCAGAAGCtcaaacagaaccagcaggGGAGCACAGCAGATCCACCGAGGCAGCAGAACCAGGtggggaaaagaaagaagaacatGGGACAAGAGGAGGAGTCGGGTTTTTCTTCAAG gagGATGTGCACAGTGAAGGGGAGATGGCTCAGCGGAGAGCTCTGCTGTTAGAAAGACAACAGAAGAGAGCAGAGGAGCTTAAACGGAGGAGACAATGGCATGAgcaggagagagaaaacag ACCAGCATCCTCTGAAAGGAGAGCGGCGTCGCCCTCCAACACCTCGCCGTCCCCCAACCCTCCTGCCACCCCCGCACGCCGCGGCGACTTCACACGAGGGGAGTACGAGCGGCGGCAGCAGCTGAGGATCATGGAGGACCTGGACAAAGTCCTGAAGCAGAAAACGACCAACCACCCGGGTCGAACGGCCACGAAGAAACCCCGCTCACGGCCTCGCAGCATGACCCGGGAGGAAACCAAGCTGTCTCTGAGTCCAGCCAAAGGGGCTACTG GTTCTCAGCTGACGAAGGTCTACTCACACTCCTCGCTAAACCTCGCAGCTACAGATGAGCCTGGAAACAACGGCGACTCCACGAAGAAAGCCCAGAG CAGCCGTGTTGGTTCACCTTCGCCATGTGTGACGCCAAGCAGACCCATCAATCAGAACGGAGACAGAGACTGGGAGTTTGGTCCCAATGGGACCTCGCCTGCCCCAGAATACACAG gtCCAAAACTCTTTAAAGAGCCAAGCCTCAAGTCcaataaattcattattcaCAACGCTTTGTCGCGCTGCTGCCTGGCCGGAAAGGTGAACGAGTCACAAAAAAGCAAGATAGTCGAG GAAATGGAGAAGAGCTCCGCCAACCACTTCCTCATTCTCTTCCGCGACTCCAGCTGTCAGTTCAGGGGCGTTTACGCCATGAACCCCGACACCCAGGAGCTGGTGCGGCTGGCGGGCGTGGGGCCGCGCTCCGTCTGCTCCGGCCAGGTGGAGTCCATCTTCAAATACAGCTCCGACAGGAAGCAGTTCAGCTCCATCCCGTCGAAAACCATGGGGATGAGCGTCGACGCCTTCACCATCCCCAGCCAGCTGTGGCagggcggcggcggcggcggagcGGGAGGCGGCGGCAGCAGGAGGGCTAGCGTCACTAAGAAGGTGGCCGTCTCCAAGTGA